One Micromonospora sp. WMMD1120 genomic region harbors:
- the yajC gene encoding preprotein translocase subunit YajC — protein MGRSVTVHYAASGGGAGGFTPILMIALLFGVMYFMMIRPQQKRRREAEAMQSNLGPGDEVVTIGGLYGTVTGVEDETVLLEVAPGVQTRYARPAIARVVTRAELPSEPVTEDADTAKD, from the coding sequence ATGGGAAGGTCAGTAACCGTGCATTACGCAGCATCGGGCGGCGGGGCCGGCGGTTTCACGCCGATCCTGATGATCGCCCTGCTCTTCGGCGTCATGTATTTCATGATGATCCGGCCGCAGCAGAAGCGCCGTCGTGAGGCGGAGGCCATGCAGTCCAACCTCGGCCCCGGCGACGAGGTCGTGACGATCGGCGGGCTCTACGGCACGGTCACCGGCGTCGAGGACGAGACCGTCCTGCTCGAGGTCGCCCCGGGCGTGCAGACCCGCTACGCCCGCCCGGCCATCGCCCGGGTGGTCACCCGCGCGGAGCTGCCGAGCGAGCCGGTCACCGAGGACGCGGACACCGCGAAGGACTGA
- the secD gene encoding protein translocase subunit SecD, translating into MAPPQGQMRPGRQLAVLGFIFVVLYLLVFFAGTNGSLKDRLEPKLGLDLIGGTRLTLEATNSVDGRPPTAENLEEARQIIESRVNGLGVAEAEVVTEGNRNIVISLPGENRDIDEVGSAAELRFRKVLKAADGSGTVAAPPAATPTPSGAATPTPTGGATPTPTGSPSPKVTSSPSGGQGGMAPASPSATPTPPASASATPSATASAEPVPASVEEQRKAIEQKVGAAAWQAASGLQAPADLTADPSLGDKLKPFGTLTPQEVAVLPAQMQFNVPTIGCAQLDKRPPASISDPKQQVVACEDGASKYLLDQAKVEGTDVGDADAVLDQTNSWVVSLDFTGEGQGKWTALTREAFNNEGQACDATALGQDGKCRVAVVLDNEIVSSPEIQGVLTGNSQITGNFNQKDASALAGQLRYGALPVTFEPQEQQNVTATLGASHLRAGLLAAGIGMLLVIIYSFFYYRLLGSVIFLSLILSALLVFGALVVLGRQIGFTLTLAGIAGMIVSLGVAADSFVIYFERLKDEIREGRSPRSAVPRAWIRARRTIISANAITLLSAVVLYVVSVGTVKGFAFALGLATVLDLVVVFLFRHPIMTMFARTRAFLSPRVSGLGRALPARTQPTQPRNPRAKEA; encoded by the coding sequence GTGGCACCACCTCAGGGACAGATGCGCCCCGGGCGGCAGCTCGCCGTGCTCGGGTTCATCTTCGTGGTCCTCTATCTTCTGGTGTTCTTCGCCGGCACCAACGGCAGCCTGAAGGACCGGCTCGAGCCCAAGCTCGGCCTGGACCTGATCGGCGGCACCCGGCTGACGCTGGAGGCGACCAACTCCGTCGACGGCAGGCCGCCGACCGCGGAGAACCTCGAGGAGGCCCGGCAGATCATCGAGAGCCGGGTCAACGGGCTCGGTGTTGCCGAGGCCGAGGTGGTCACCGAGGGCAACCGGAACATCGTCATCTCCCTGCCCGGTGAGAACCGGGACATCGACGAGGTGGGCAGCGCGGCCGAGCTGCGCTTCCGCAAGGTGCTCAAGGCCGCGGACGGCAGCGGGACCGTCGCCGCACCGCCGGCCGCCACGCCGACCCCGTCCGGCGCCGCGACCCCGACCCCGACCGGTGGCGCCACGCCCACCCCGACCGGCAGCCCGTCGCCGAAGGTGACCTCGTCGCCGAGCGGTGGTCAGGGCGGCATGGCGCCCGCGTCGCCGAGCGCCACCCCGACGCCGCCGGCGTCCGCGTCGGCCACCCCGAGCGCCACCGCCAGCGCCGAGCCGGTTCCGGCCAGCGTCGAGGAGCAGCGCAAGGCCATCGAGCAGAAGGTCGGCGCCGCCGCCTGGCAGGCCGCCAGCGGGCTGCAGGCCCCGGCCGACCTGACCGCCGACCCGTCGCTGGGCGACAAGCTCAAGCCGTTCGGCACGCTGACGCCGCAGGAGGTCGCGGTGCTGCCGGCCCAGATGCAGTTCAACGTGCCGACGATCGGCTGCGCGCAGCTCGACAAGCGCCCGCCGGCCTCGATCTCCGACCCGAAGCAGCAGGTCGTCGCCTGCGAGGACGGCGCCTCGAAGTACCTCCTCGACCAGGCCAAGGTCGAGGGCACCGACGTGGGCGACGCCGACGCGGTGCTCGACCAGACCAACTCCTGGGTCGTCAGTCTGGACTTCACCGGCGAGGGCCAGGGCAAGTGGACGGCCCTGACCCGGGAGGCGTTCAACAACGAGGGTCAGGCCTGCGACGCGACAGCGCTGGGCCAGGACGGCAAGTGCCGGGTGGCCGTCGTGCTGGACAACGAGATCGTCTCCTCCCCGGAGATCCAGGGCGTGCTGACCGGCAACTCCCAGATCACCGGTAACTTCAACCAGAAGGACGCCAGCGCGCTCGCCGGCCAGCTGCGCTACGGCGCGCTGCCGGTGACCTTCGAGCCGCAGGAGCAGCAGAACGTCACCGCGACGCTGGGTGCCAGCCACCTGCGTGCCGGTCTGCTCGCGGCCGGGATCGGCATGCTGCTGGTCATCATCTACTCGTTCTTCTACTACCGGCTGCTCGGCTCGGTCATCTTCCTGAGCCTCATCCTCTCCGCGCTGCTGGTCTTCGGCGCGCTGGTGGTGCTCGGCCGGCAGATCGGCTTCACGCTCACCCTCGCCGGCATCGCCGGCATGATCGTCTCACTCGGTGTGGCGGCGGACTCGTTCGTCATCTACTTCGAACGGTTGAAGGACGAGATCCGGGAGGGGCGCAGCCCGCGTAGCGCCGTGCCCCGGGCCTGGATCCGGGCCCGCCGGACGATCATCTCGGCCAACGCGATCACCCTGCTCTCCGCGGTGGTGCTCTACGTGGTCTCGGTCGGCACGGTGAAGGGCTTCGCGTTCGCCCTGGGCCTGGCCACAGTGCTCGACCTGGTCGTGGTCTTCCTCTTCCGGCACCCGATCATGACGATGTTCGCCCGGACCCGGGCGTTCCTGTCCCCGCGGGTCAGCGGGTTGGGCCGGGCGTTGCCCGCCCGGACCCAGCCGACCCAGCCCCGCAACCCGCGCGCCAAGGAGGCCTGA
- the secF gene encoding protein translocase subunit SecF, whose protein sequence is MARNGLASRLYNGEAGLNIVGRRKLWFSVAGLLVLIAILSFSIRGFSLGIEFAGGNSFQVPASVGTLDDAEREVDAALAAQNTGTEVVTAQKVGGPGGDSYELRTGQLSAEQANAVKAQIAEDLGINADQISGNQVSEAWGSQVTERALLGLVIFVALVMVYLILRFEWRMAVAAVASLIMNLVLTAGIYSLVGFEVTPSTIIGFLTILGFALYDVVVVFDKVQENTRGITANNNQTYGEAANLAVNQSLMRSLNTSVVALLPVGGLLFIGAGLLGAGTLKDLGLVLFVGMAVAFLTSILVATPLLALLKNYDPRIQAHNKRVLARRGAVSRGEVPAKGAASPAPAAAADEPVDPDAAALAGAAPKVGARPAGKRPTGARGGRPGGGGNRPGGAKRR, encoded by the coding sequence ATGGCGAGAAACGGTTTGGCGAGCCGTCTCTACAACGGCGAGGCCGGCCTCAACATCGTCGGCCGGCGCAAGCTCTGGTTCAGCGTCGCCGGGCTCCTGGTCCTGATCGCGATCCTCAGCTTCTCGATCCGCGGCTTCAGCCTGGGCATCGAGTTCGCCGGTGGCAACTCGTTCCAGGTGCCGGCGAGCGTCGGCACCCTGGACGACGCCGAGCGGGAGGTCGACGCGGCCCTCGCCGCCCAGAACACCGGCACCGAGGTGGTGACGGCGCAGAAGGTCGGCGGCCCCGGTGGTGACTCCTACGAGCTGCGTACCGGGCAGTTGAGCGCCGAGCAGGCCAACGCGGTCAAGGCGCAGATCGCCGAGGACCTGGGCATCAACGCCGACCAGATCAGCGGCAACCAGGTCAGCGAGGCGTGGGGTAGCCAGGTCACCGAGCGCGCCCTGCTCGGTCTGGTCATCTTCGTCGCGCTGGTGATGGTCTACCTGATCCTGCGCTTCGAGTGGCGGATGGCGGTCGCCGCCGTCGCCTCGCTGATCATGAACCTGGTTCTCACCGCCGGCATCTACTCGCTGGTCGGCTTCGAGGTCACCCCGTCGACGATCATCGGCTTCCTCACCATCCTGGGCTTCGCGCTCTACGACGTGGTGGTGGTCTTCGACAAGGTGCAGGAGAACACCCGGGGCATCACCGCCAACAACAACCAGACGTACGGCGAGGCGGCCAACCTGGCCGTCAACCAGAGCCTGATGCGGTCGCTGAACACCTCGGTGGTGGCCCTGCTGCCGGTCGGTGGCCTGCTCTTCATCGGTGCCGGCCTGCTCGGCGCGGGCACGCTGAAGGACCTCGGCCTGGTGCTGTTCGTCGGTATGGCGGTGGCGTTCCTGACCTCCATCCTGGTGGCCACGCCGCTGCTGGCCCTGCTGAAGAACTACGACCCGCGGATCCAGGCGCACAACAAGCGCGTCCTGGCCCGGCGGGGCGCGGTCAGTCGGGGCGAGGTCCCCGCGAAGGGCGCCGCGAGCCCGGCCCCTGCGGCCGCTGCCGACGAGCCGGTCGACCCGGACGCCGCCGCGCTGGCCGGCGCCGCTCCCAAGGTGGGCGCGCGCCCGGCCGGTAAGCGCCCGACCGGCGCGCGGGGCGGTCGCCCGGGTGGCGGCGGCAACCGGCCCGGTGGCGCCAAGCGGCGCTGA
- a CDS encoding adenine phosphoribosyltransferase, which translates to MTETHSTAARGDSGPEAARLVASRVLDVPDFPKPGVLFKDLMPLFADAKVFREVIDGIVAYHGRDTFDVVVGIEARGFVVAAAIAYAAEVGVVPVRKAGKLPRPAHSVSYALEYGEATLEVHEDAFTAGHRVLVVDDVLATGGTAEATLDLVERAGGTVTGFTVLLELGFLGGRERLAPRPVHALLTV; encoded by the coding sequence GTGACGGAGACCCACAGCACCGCCGCGCGGGGAGACAGCGGCCCGGAGGCCGCCCGACTGGTCGCCAGCCGGGTGCTGGACGTGCCCGACTTCCCCAAGCCCGGTGTCCTGTTCAAGGACCTGATGCCGCTCTTCGCCGACGCCAAGGTCTTCCGTGAGGTGATCGACGGGATCGTCGCGTACCACGGGCGGGACACCTTCGACGTGGTGGTGGGCATCGAGGCGCGCGGGTTCGTGGTGGCGGCGGCCATCGCGTACGCGGCCGAGGTGGGCGTGGTGCCGGTGCGCAAGGCCGGCAAGCTGCCCCGCCCCGCGCACTCGGTCTCCTACGCGCTGGAGTACGGCGAGGCCACCCTCGAGGTGCACGAGGACGCCTTCACCGCCGGGCACCGGGTGCTGGTGGTCGACGACGTGCTGGCCACCGGGGGCACCGCCGAGGCGACGCTGGACCTGGTCGAGCGGGCCGGCGGCACTGTCACCGGTTTCACGGTCCTGCTGGAGCTGGGCTTCCTGGGTGGGCGTGAGCGACTGGCCCCGCGTCCCGTCCATGCCCTGCTGACTGTTTGA
- a CDS encoding bifunctional (p)ppGpp synthetase/guanosine-3',5'-bis(diphosphate) 3'-pyrophosphohydrolase, which yields MSHDVVPPAEGTVHPTGDADSSVSDRTGDAPARVTGTGTGSTAAPGEGAQRPTGGAARTEASPGLDGSGSFPTDAGIDPSPSGGFGLSSAPTGRRVRARLARFNAPWQTSQVSEVLEPLIASHRDNHPKADARLLQRAFDTAARWHSGQYRKSGDPYITHPLAVATILGNLGMDTTTLVAALLHDTIEDTEYSLDQMRADFGGEVALLVDGVTKLDKVKLGDAAKAETIRKMVVAMAKDPRVLVIKLADRLHNMRTLTFLPRPKQEQKAKETLEILAPLAHRLGMNTIKWELEDLSFGTLFPKRYEEINRLIGEHQPQREALLRQVTQKVQTDLKAAKIKAETTGRPKHLYSIYQKMIVRGRDFNDIYDLVGVRILVDTVRDCYAALGVIHANWQPVPGRFKDYIAMPKFNMYQSLHTTVIGPTGKPVEMQIRTYAMHRTAEFGIAAHWKYKEHKGTQIVGPPAHIDEMTWLRQLLDWQREAADPSEFLDALRFDLSSQEVYVFTPKGDVIPLPTGSTPVDFAYAVHTEVGHKCIGARVNGKLVPLESTLSNGDVIEIFTSKSETAGPTQDWLGFVKSPRARTKIRQYFNKERREEAIEAGKDAIVKAMRKQGMPLQRMLTSDALMSIARDLHLADVASLYAAVGDSQVSAQSVVQKLMAAYGGEEGAAEDIAETAVATRPPRSRQSSSDPGVVVRGVSDVWIKLARCCTPVPPDSVFGFVTRSGGVSVHRDDCANAEDLRAQAERVVEVSWKLTSASTFLVAIQVEALDRHKLLADVTRVLSDERVNILSATVTTTRDRVAVSRFSFEMADPKHLGHLLATVRKVDGVFDAYRVTSGA from the coding sequence GTGTCCCACGATGTCGTCCCTCCGGCGGAGGGCACGGTGCACCCGACAGGCGACGCTGACAGCTCGGTGAGCGACCGGACAGGCGACGCGCCGGCCCGGGTGACGGGCACCGGCACCGGCTCCACCGCAGCCCCGGGCGAGGGCGCGCAGCGCCCGACCGGCGGCGCGGCGCGCACGGAGGCGTCGCCGGGGCTCGACGGGTCCGGGTCGTTCCCGACCGACGCCGGCATCGACCCGTCGCCGAGCGGTGGGTTCGGGCTGTCCAGCGCGCCCACCGGCCGGCGGGTCCGGGCCCGGTTGGCCCGTTTCAACGCGCCCTGGCAGACCTCACAGGTCAGCGAGGTGCTGGAGCCGCTGATCGCGAGCCACCGGGACAACCACCCCAAGGCCGACGCCCGGCTGCTCCAGCGCGCCTTCGACACGGCCGCGCGGTGGCACTCCGGGCAGTACCGCAAGTCCGGCGACCCCTACATCACCCACCCCCTGGCCGTGGCCACGATCCTGGGCAACCTGGGGATGGACACCACGACGCTGGTCGCGGCGCTGCTGCACGACACGATCGAGGACACCGAATACTCGCTCGACCAGATGCGGGCCGACTTCGGTGGCGAGGTCGCCCTGCTGGTCGACGGCGTCACCAAGCTCGACAAGGTCAAGCTGGGCGACGCGGCCAAGGCTGAGACGATCCGCAAGATGGTCGTCGCGATGGCGAAGGACCCGCGGGTCCTGGTGATCAAGCTCGCCGACCGGCTGCACAACATGCGCACCCTGACCTTCCTGCCCCGCCCCAAGCAGGAGCAGAAGGCGAAGGAGACGCTGGAGATCCTGGCGCCGCTGGCGCACCGGCTCGGGATGAACACGATCAAGTGGGAGTTGGAGGACCTCTCCTTCGGCACCCTGTTCCCGAAGCGCTACGAGGAGATCAACCGGCTGATCGGTGAGCACCAGCCGCAGCGCGAGGCGCTTCTGCGGCAGGTGACGCAGAAGGTGCAGACGGACCTGAAGGCCGCCAAGATCAAGGCGGAGACCACCGGGCGGCCGAAGCACCTCTACTCGATCTACCAGAAGATGATCGTGCGGGGTCGCGACTTCAACGACATCTACGACCTGGTCGGGGTGCGCATCCTGGTCGACACGGTGCGGGACTGCTACGCGGCGCTGGGCGTGATCCACGCCAACTGGCAGCCGGTGCCGGGCCGGTTCAAGGACTACATCGCGATGCCCAAGTTCAACATGTACCAGTCGTTGCACACGACTGTCATCGGGCCCACCGGCAAGCCGGTGGAGATGCAGATCCGCACGTACGCGATGCACCGCACCGCGGAGTTCGGCATCGCCGCGCACTGGAAGTACAAGGAGCACAAGGGCACCCAGATCGTCGGCCCGCCGGCGCACATCGACGAGATGACCTGGCTGCGGCAGTTGCTGGACTGGCAGCGGGAGGCGGCCGACCCGAGCGAGTTCCTGGACGCGCTGCGCTTCGACCTGTCCAGCCAGGAGGTGTACGTCTTCACCCCCAAGGGTGACGTCATCCCGCTGCCGACCGGTTCGACGCCCGTCGACTTCGCGTACGCGGTGCACACCGAGGTCGGGCACAAGTGCATCGGCGCGCGGGTCAACGGCAAGCTGGTGCCGCTGGAGTCGACGCTGTCCAACGGCGACGTGATCGAGATCTTCACGTCGAAGTCCGAGACGGCCGGCCCGACACAGGACTGGCTGGGCTTCGTCAAGAGCCCGCGCGCCCGCACCAAGATCCGCCAGTACTTCAACAAGGAGCGGCGCGAGGAGGCGATCGAGGCCGGCAAGGACGCGATCGTCAAGGCGATGCGCAAACAGGGCATGCCGTTGCAGCGGATGCTCACCTCCGACGCGCTGATGTCGATCGCGCGGGACCTGCACCTGGCGGACGTGGCGTCGCTCTACGCGGCGGTCGGCGACAGCCAGGTCTCCGCGCAGTCGGTGGTGCAGAAGCTGATGGCCGCGTACGGCGGCGAGGAGGGCGCGGCGGAGGACATCGCCGAGACCGCCGTCGCCACCCGGCCGCCGCGCAGCCGGCAGAGCAGCAGCGACCCGGGCGTCGTCGTCCGGGGCGTCAGCGACGTCTGGATCAAGTTGGCGCGCTGCTGCACCCCGGTCCCACCGGATTCGGTGTTCGGCTTCGTCACCCGCTCCGGCGGGGTCAGCGTGCACCGCGACGACTGCGCCAACGCCGAGGACCTGCGGGCCCAGGCCGAGCGGGTGGTCGAGGTGAGTTGGAAGCTCACGTCCGCGTCCACGTTCCTGGTCGCCATCCAGGTCGAGGCCCTGGACCGGCACAAGCTGCTGGCCGACGTCACCCGGGTGCTCTCCGACGAGCGGGTCAACATCCTCTCCGCCACCGTCACCACCACCCGCGACCGGGTCGCGGTGAGCCGGTTCAGCTTCGAGATGGCCGACCCGAAGCACCTGGGCCACCTGCTGGCAACGGTCCGCAAGGTCGACGGCGTCTTCGACGCCTACCGGGTCACCTCGGGCGCCTGA
- a CDS encoding peptidylprolyl isomerase, whose product MTSTRERQRAAARARLEKEMAERAAKARKRRQTTAIISAGAALVLVVAGTVWLAMSLGDDDKPDTTTAAAGASECAYTTLPTDQRPPQIKDVGVPSNEQSNKGVQTMTIDTNLGPITAKVDRSLVPCTAGSFTYLAEKNFFDNSKCHRMVTEGIKVLQCGDPSATGNGWRPTDGQGGPSYRLAEENLPTDKRPPYPEGVIAMANNGQPGSTGSQFFIVYGDSPLDPAYTVLGTVTGGLDIVKDVAKAGDDGAFAPQPGGGHPKKEVIIKDLTMSNPQG is encoded by the coding sequence GTGACGTCCACCAGAGAGCGGCAGCGCGCGGCGGCCCGCGCCCGGCTCGAGAAGGAGATGGCCGAGCGCGCGGCCAAGGCCCGCAAGCGCCGGCAGACGACGGCGATCATCAGCGCGGGTGCCGCGCTGGTGCTGGTGGTCGCCGGCACCGTCTGGCTGGCGATGTCCCTCGGCGACGACGACAAACCCGACACCACCACGGCGGCGGCCGGGGCGTCCGAGTGCGCGTACACCACGCTGCCCACGGACCAGCGGCCCCCGCAGATCAAGGACGTCGGGGTGCCGAGCAACGAGCAGTCCAACAAGGGCGTGCAGACCATGACGATCGACACCAACCTCGGTCCGATCACCGCCAAGGTCGACAGGTCGCTGGTGCCGTGCACGGCGGGCAGCTTCACCTACCTCGCCGAGAAGAACTTCTTCGACAACAGCAAGTGCCACCGGATGGTGACCGAGGGCATCAAGGTGTTGCAGTGCGGTGACCCCAGCGCCACCGGCAACGGGTGGCGTCCCACCGACGGCCAGGGCGGCCCGAGCTACCGCCTGGCGGAGGAGAACCTGCCCACCGACAAGCGCCCGCCGTACCCGGAGGGTGTCATCGCGATGGCCAACAACGGCCAGCCGGGCAGCACCGGCAGCCAGTTCTTCATCGTCTACGGCGACTCGCCGCTGGACCCGGCGTACACGGTGCTGGGCACCGTCACCGGCGGTCTGGACATCGTCAAGGACGTGGCCAAGGCCGGCGACGACGGGGCTTTCGCCCCGCAGCCCGGCGGTGGCCATCCCAAGAAGGAGGTCATCATCAAGGACCTCACGATGAGCAACCCGCAGGGCTGA
- a CDS encoding peptidylprolyl isomerase encodes MASSRDRQRKLARAKLDRQMARRAAATRRRRQIQAGVGAALILVLVVAGSAWALGAFDSDPKQNTAAEETCLWTPQDATANTNLKDVGTPASKDLPTDGTRAMTVTTNQGGPITAELNLTNSPCAAASIAHLASRSFYDNTKCHEITTEGALRCGDPSGTGLGGPTYSFYDEEVPTAPSPSASPAAGQPPTYPKGTVTMISNPPGSNGSQFLIFFKDFTTADPKYPVIGRVTGGLDVVEKIGALPTVDNGTGAKVKPSTDVTIQSLTVGEPVTGAAPAPSASGAPASSPSAG; translated from the coding sequence GTGGCTTCCAGCAGGGACCGGCAGCGCAAACTGGCGCGGGCCAAGCTCGACCGGCAGATGGCTCGCCGGGCGGCCGCCACGCGGCGCCGCCGGCAGATCCAGGCCGGCGTCGGCGCGGCCCTGATCCTCGTCCTGGTCGTGGCGGGCTCGGCGTGGGCGCTCGGGGCGTTCGACTCGGACCCGAAGCAGAACACGGCGGCCGAGGAGACCTGCCTCTGGACGCCGCAGGACGCGACGGCCAACACCAACCTCAAGGACGTCGGCACGCCCGCGAGCAAGGACCTGCCCACCGACGGCACCCGGGCGATGACCGTCACCACGAACCAGGGCGGCCCGATCACCGCGGAGCTGAACCTGACCAACTCCCCGTGCGCCGCCGCGAGCATCGCGCACCTGGCGAGCCGGTCGTTCTACGACAACACGAAGTGCCACGAGATCACCACCGAGGGCGCGCTGCGCTGCGGCGACCCCAGCGGCACCGGTCTGGGCGGCCCGACCTACTCGTTCTACGACGAGGAGGTGCCGACCGCGCCGTCCCCGTCGGCCAGCCCGGCCGCCGGTCAGCCGCCGACGTACCCCAAGGGCACGGTGACGATGATCTCGAACCCGCCGGGCAGCAACGGCAGCCAGTTCCTGATCTTCTTCAAGGACTTCACCACCGCCGACCCCAAGTACCCGGTGATCGGCCGGGTGACCGGCGGCCTGGACGTGGTGGAGAAGATCGGCGCCCTCCCGACCGTGGACAATGGCACGGGGGCCAAGGTCAAGCCCAGCACCGACGTGACGATCCAGAGCCTGACGGTCGGTGAGCCGGTCACCGGCGCGGCGCCCGCGCCGTCGGCCTCCGGCGCCCCGGCCAGCAGCCCGAGCGCCGGCTGA
- a CDS encoding MBL fold metallo-hydrolase, giving the protein MLVAGFPADAFGTNCYVVATAPGEQCVVVDPGIGVLGQLDALLAEHRLHPAAVLLTHGHLDHTFSVAPVCGARGITAYVHPGDREMLADPSKGLSADLTALFGGRLSYTEPEDVAALTDGATLTLAGLEITVDHAPGHTGGSVLFRLPGAGSDWEADELCLSGDVLFAGSIGRTDLPGGSMPAMLTSLRDKILPLADDTVVLPGHGPATTIGRERASNPYLIEVAGTTPAAPTRGL; this is encoded by the coding sequence GTGCTCGTGGCCGGCTTTCCCGCGGACGCCTTCGGCACCAACTGCTACGTGGTCGCCACCGCGCCGGGGGAGCAGTGCGTGGTGGTCGACCCCGGCATCGGGGTGCTCGGCCAGCTCGACGCGCTGCTCGCCGAGCACCGCCTGCATCCGGCCGCCGTGCTGCTCACCCACGGCCACCTCGACCACACCTTCTCGGTCGCGCCGGTCTGCGGCGCGCGCGGCATCACCGCCTACGTGCACCCCGGCGACCGGGAGATGCTGGCCGACCCGTCCAAGGGCCTCTCGGCCGATCTGACGGCGCTCTTCGGTGGTCGGCTCAGCTACACCGAGCCGGAGGACGTGGCGGCGTTGACCGACGGCGCGACGCTCACCCTCGCCGGCCTGGAGATCACCGTCGACCACGCCCCGGGCCATACCGGCGGGTCGGTGCTGTTCCGCCTGCCGGGCGCGGGGTCCGACTGGGAGGCCGACGAGCTGTGCCTCTCCGGTGACGTCCTCTTCGCCGGGTCCATCGGCCGCACCGACCTGCCGGGCGGCAGCATGCCGGCCATGCTGACCAGCCTGCGCGACAAGATCCTCCCGTTGGCCGACGACACCGTCGTGCTACCGGGCCACGGCCCGGCCACCACCATCGGCCGCGAGCGCGCCAGCAACCCGTACCTCATCGAGGTGGCTGGCACGACGCCGGCCGCGCCCACCCGGGGCCTCTAG
- the hisS gene encoding histidine--tRNA ligase, whose product MSKPTPISGFPEWTPGQRMIEQFVLDKIRATFELYGFAPLETRAVEPLDQLLRKGETSKEVYVIRRLHADAEGGGGDDQLGLHFDLTVPFARYVLENAGKLSFPFRRYQIQKVWRGERPQEGRYREFVQADIDIVDRDTLAAHHEAEMPLVIGDALRSLPIPPVTIQVNNRKIWEGFFRGIGVTDPEAALRAVDKLDKIGPAKVTDLLAQTAGATEAQAKACLALAEISAPDDSFADAVRALGVSDPLLDEGIEELVRVVRTAAEHAPGLCVADLRIARGLDYYTGTVYETQLRGYERFGSICSGGRYDNLASAGAVSYPGVGISIGVTRLLGLLFGAGELSVSRQVPTAVLVAVTSEEQRTASNRVAEALRRRGVPTEVSPSAAKFGKQIRYAERRGIPYVWFPGVDGGSDEVKDIRSGEQVTAGAQDWMPPVADLKPAVG is encoded by the coding sequence ATGAGCAAGCCCACGCCCATCTCCGGCTTCCCGGAGTGGACCCCCGGCCAGCGGATGATCGAGCAGTTCGTGCTCGACAAGATCCGGGCCACCTTCGAGCTGTACGGCTTCGCCCCGCTGGAGACCCGCGCCGTGGAGCCGCTGGACCAGTTGCTGCGCAAGGGCGAGACCTCGAAGGAGGTCTACGTGATCCGCCGGCTGCACGCCGACGCCGAGGGCGGCGGTGGGGACGACCAGTTGGGCCTGCACTTCGACCTGACAGTGCCGTTCGCCCGGTACGTGCTGGAGAACGCCGGCAAGCTGAGCTTCCCGTTCCGCCGCTACCAGATCCAGAAGGTCTGGCGCGGTGAGCGACCGCAGGAGGGCCGCTACCGGGAGTTCGTCCAGGCCGACATCGACATCGTCGACCGGGACACGCTGGCCGCGCACCACGAGGCGGAGATGCCGCTGGTCATCGGCGACGCGCTGCGCTCGCTGCCGATCCCGCCGGTGACCATCCAGGTCAACAACCGCAAGATCTGGGAGGGCTTCTTCCGGGGTATCGGGGTGACCGACCCGGAGGCCGCGCTGCGCGCCGTCGACAAGCTCGACAAGATCGGCCCGGCGAAGGTGACCGACCTGCTGGCGCAGACCGCCGGCGCCACCGAGGCGCAGGCCAAGGCATGCCTGGCGCTGGCCGAGATCTCCGCCCCGGACGACTCGTTCGCCGACGCCGTCCGGGCGCTCGGGGTGAGCGACCCGCTGCTCGACGAGGGCATCGAGGAACTGGTCCGGGTGGTGCGGACCGCCGCCGAGCACGCGCCCGGCCTCTGCGTTGCGGACCTGCGCATCGCGCGCGGCCTGGACTACTACACCGGCACCGTCTACGAGACCCAGCTGCGCGGTTACGAGCGGTTCGGGTCCATCTGCTCCGGCGGCCGGTACGACAACCTGGCCAGCGCCGGAGCCGTCTCGTACCCCGGGGTGGGGATCTCGATCGGGGTGACCCGGCTGCTCGGGCTGCTCTTCGGCGCGGGGGAGCTGTCGGTCTCGCGGCAGGTGCCGACCGCCGTGCTCGTCGCGGTGACCAGCGAGGAGCAGCGGACCGCGAGCAACCGGGTGGCCGAGGCGTTGCGGCGACGCGGCGTGCCGACCGAGGTGTCGCCGAGCGCGGCGAAGTTCGGCAAGCAGATCCGCTACGCCGAGCGGCGCGGCATCCCGTACGTGTGGTTCCCGGGCGTCGACGGCGGGTCGGACGAGGTGAAGGACATCCGCTCCGGTGAGCAGGTCACGGCCGGCGCGCAGGACTGGATGCCACCGGTGGCGGACCTCAAACCAGCTGTTGGTTGA